A single Anopheles arabiensis isolate DONGOLA chromosome 2, AaraD3, whole genome shotgun sequence DNA region contains:
- the LOC120895969 gene encoding reticulon-4 receptor-like 2 yields the protein MWWKWPLLVFLCASIALCTDCPNRASNGYCVVENVTEPYNPAIFPPNERLVWIRNSTIPVFNRSLFTPLAHVENLMIHRLQIEQLELAGCDKLDILFASYNAIDRVSADEGLPLRQLHLYQNRLTDVSALRALTEIEQLYLHENLLESLRFDTFAPMRHLKILTLQRNRLRTIATGTGNKPLVMPRLEQLFLQFNQLPHLDTGLWRMERLRVLDVSHNQLAYLLTFLEELPALRTLGLHHNPWHCGWLFGMLERLGARELDTDADGLIGIDEEASCPGLRLEDRLCCSENATSPDPVLLLVSRTGIVDELQQQVRGAKRRVETLEEAQRKQSHQFGELAGRLAAIERLCTERSNDTP from the coding sequence ATGTGGTGGAAGTGGCCTCTTCTCGTTTTTCTCTGTGCCTCCATCGCGCTCTGTACCGATTGTCCCAATCGTGCCAGCAATGGATACTGTGTGGTGGAAAACGTTACCGAACCCTACAACCCAGCGATCTTTCCACCGAACGAACGTTTGGTGTGGATTCGCAACAGCACCATCCCAGTGTTTAATCGATCCCTCTTTACGCCACTCGCCCACGTTGAAAACCTCATGATCCATCGGCTGCAGATAGAGCAGCTCGAGCTGGCCGGTTGTGATAAGCTCGACATCCTGTTCGCTTCCTACAACGCGATCGATCGTGTCAGTGCGGACGAAGGTTTGCCGCTACGGCAGCTGCACCTTTACCAGAACCGTCTCACCGACGTGAGTGCACTGCGAGCACTCACCGAAATCGAGCAGCTTTATCTGCACGAGAATCTGCTGGAATCGTTACGCTTCGATACGTTCGCACCGATGCGGCACCTCAAGATACTCACCCTGCAGCGCAATCGGTTGCGCACGATTGCGACAGGGACGGGTAACAAGCCGCTCGTGATGCCCCGACTCGAACAACTCTTTCTGCAGTTCAATCAGTTGCCCCATCTCGATACTGGACTGTGGCGTATGGAGCGGCTCCGTGTGCTCGACGTTAGTCACAATCAGCTCGCCTACCTGTTGACGTTTCTGGAGGAGCTACCTGCAttgcgtacgctcgggctgcatCACAACCCCTGGCACTGTGGGTGGTTGTTTGGGATGCTGGAACGGTTGGGTGCACGCGAGCTGGACACGGACGCCGATGGGTTGATTGGAATCGATGAGGAAGCGTCCTGTCCGGGGCTACGCTTGGAGGATCGGCTATGCTGTAGCGAGAATGCGACCAGCCCCGATCCGGTACTGCTTCTGGTCAGCCGTACCGGGATCGTCGatgagctgcagcagcaggttcGTGGTGCAAAGCGACGTGTCGAAACGCTGGAAGAGGCACAGCGCAAGCAGAGCCACCAATTCGGTGAGCTGGCCGGACGTTTGGCTGCAATAGAGCGTCTCTGCACGGAACGATCGAACGATACTCCATGA